The nucleotide sequence GGTGTAAGTGGGAACTGGATTGAGATAGCTTACGGAACCAGCTCAGGGGCCGTGCGTGTCATCGTGCAGCATCCAGAGACCGTTGGATCTGGTCCACAGCTCTTCCAGACCTTTACTGTCCACCGCAGCCCTGTCACTAAGATCATGCTCTCTGAAAAGCACTTAGTTTCAGGTACAAAGCACACATTCACTGGACAGTATAATGAAAATGATGGTGATCTATAATGTTGGCCTTGTTTCGTTGAAGTGTGCGCTGACAATAATCATGTACGCACGTGGACGGTGACTCGGTTCAGAGGAATGATCTCCACTCAGCCAGGCTCTACTCCACTGGCCTCCTTTAAGATCATCTCACTGGAGGAGACAGAGAGCCACAGCAGCTATTCTTCTGGCAATGACATCGGTGAGAGATTTAATTCTAGCTTTCCAACATAACAGGAAGTGAAAGTACAAGAAGATCTGAAAAACTGCCATTTTCTTTCCATTCGAGCTGAACTGCTGTTCTAATCGTGCTGTTTTCATTCAGGTCCATTCGGAGAGCGAGACGACCAACAGGTGTTCATTCAGAAAGTCATTCCCATTACCAACAAACTCTTTGTTCGTCTTTCCTCTACGGGGAAGAGGTACATGTTGAAATACACGATatgcaaaataaatatgcaAGGCAGATaggaaaaaaaagacaaacacCTTTTGAGGTGCAAGTTGAGGGAAAAACTtgaatttgaacttgaacttgaaataTGCTTTGAAGAGTGTGCAGTTGTTCTTTAATGCATAATAAATATCTAATTTAGAATTTAGTATACTATTAAAAATAGCTTAATATCGCTGTAGTGGCCTTTGATTTAACACGGCCAGTCACTGCTGtcaattatgatcaaagttttAGCTAAAATGTATATCATATAATCTGACATACATgacatatttattaataattcacTCATCAATtcataatttcacagttaatctcCAAATTGATGTAGAAacttaaagacagtatattttaaatatttgttgtaatggcatatttttatgaatgaaggccagtatcactgatacttCTGGTACTGATGTCTCTATGAAATAGTTTTtaacccattataataaatgtcatatttacctgTGGTCTTCATATACaataaatatacagaaattaatAAGTTATCAAACACTTCCCAGTCTTAACTTGCATAGATTATAAATGAATTATACATTTATCCTTATTAAAGCAACAGTTTTCTCTGTTCCATGAATAACTTTAATGACAGACGtctggtttattaggctgctgtcactttggGCCTGCAAAAGAGAACTCTAACCTGGCACGTTCTCTTTTGTCTAGTCATGgttaaatggtttaaaagcatttgcatgaataaaaGTGCGACCATATAATGTCACGATAGCCAAAGaatgacagaaaaatatatttacatgcGTATATTTCATTGTTAAAGCAGTTTATCTCAATTACTATAAATGAATGATTATTTTATATTGATGTTTTTCTATCTGTATTTCAGGATCTGTGAGGTGCAGTCTGTAGATGGCACTACAATCACTTGTTTTACAGTGCGTGAGTGTGAGGGCTCGAGCCGCATGGGTTCCAGACCACGCCATTACCTCTTCACTGGCCATGCAAATGGGAGCATTCAGATGTGGGATCTCACCACCGCCATGGACACAGTCAACAAGGGTGACGACAAGGCCAAGCGTGAACCAGGTCTGATTATGACTGTACTGGAAATAAGGACATCTAAAAAAGCCTATTGGATTAAGTTGTAAAATGCTATCTGTTTGCAGAAGTGGGAGGCCCAACTGAGGAGGAGCTGCTGAAGCTGCTTGACCAATGTGATTTGAGCACATCTCGCTGTGCCACACCAAACATTAGCCCCGCCCCCTCTGTGCTGCAGCACAGTCGTCTGCGAGAGTCCTGCTCCAGGTACTAGAGTCCAAAGCCATATTCACAAATctgaattattataataaaactgCACCACAAGGTTGTACTCATTCATGCAATTTCTACACTAAAAACTTCTACACGAAAAACGAAAGAACAtttgaataaaatgcatttagttTGTATACAATGAGTATTGAATAGATGAAATGATAAAGTTCATGTATGAGCAGGGACTtacctggtggtggtggggagttTGGGGTGAACACCGGCGTGAGTCTTTGCTAACGTAGTAATCGGTGGGAACAAACTTATAGATTGCAGAAGATAAATAATGATTGGCTAGATATATATTTAGTGAATGATGTGACATCTCTTCCAGGCAGAACTATGCTAGAGCTGCCATTTCTGTACAGTATTTGGAGGCTAGATAAACTATCTAATTGTTTTTCTGTCATTATGATATTCAAGCTCaaacaataacattttttttcttcattcgGATTTGATGTAAACAAAATCCTGTTAGAAGAGCCATACAACGATTTGACTGTCGCTCTTTCTAGTCTTCTTAATGTAAAGGGATCAAGTTTTGATTTTCACCCATGAATCTCATTTTGGATCCTAAATATTCATAgtgttacttttttatttttatttgaatgtgCAGATTTAAAACGTAACAATTGCTTATAACAATCACAAACGATTATCAATAAATAACATACTATATTTCAGTCCTTTCCACATAGTAAGCTCTCAGATGACTAAAAATATACTGCATATTATGCACTAGGGCTGGTCCAAATACCATTTTGTGAGCTTCgaagttttaataataattaacatagaatattcgaagcttcggaGAGAGGGGGCATAACAGACAAAACACACAGGTCTGTTACGGCCCAGTTTTGATATATTATAATAGAAAAAATGATTTAGTTCAGATAGAGAAAAGAttaactacaattaaaaactgaacagcCCGCGTGAGAGTCGCAGCACAAATTGCAGctggagtcagatttcattcatcacgagaGCGAGGAAATGTATGACAAGATGATCGTGGAAAATTTGGTTTCAAAGtcaaatgtaaaagcgcctttTTAAGGAGTTtgttctgttttgttgttgttttttcatttagaataataggctaatgaacccacAATTCAAGCAAGCTGCCCCCGAATTGGCAAACCGAAAGTAAATTCATTCACAGCCGCTCAGTGCAAAAGCACTGCAATGTGACGGTGAGGGAAAATTTTCTCACCATCACATCCCTAACGGGTAAAAAgcctaatacattttaattatattattctattttcCACAATGTCAAACCAACACAGCTTAACCCAAAATGCAAGCTCAGGCATGCACTTCTTCCATAAGCTTGTGCAGTCGTGCGCTCAGACAGAGAATACTCTTTTGCAGGGAACACTAAAAGTATGACGAGGTTGTGTTCCTATTCAACTGTCCATCCTATTAAAAACTGCTAGGGctataaaataattgtaaaagTATTGTATTTAACGAGATTTTATAGTGTAAATGTATGCAAGCGCGAATGAGAACTGTTTAGAAGGGTATGCCaggtgtgcaaaaaaaaaaaaaaagaaatagaaTATTCGAATCTTAAATTTGAAACCCTTTCGAAAATTTGAAAATTCTTGTCCAGCCCTATTATGCACATGCTATTTTTATGATTCTTCTTGGCATTTTTTTAAGACAGCCttggttcatcttcggaacacagtttaagatattttatatttagtccgagagctttctgtctctccatttaaaatgtatgcacggtatactgtccctttatAGTCGCAAATGCGGACTggaaacaaacccggaagaggagacaatgctgaataaaatcttagtttttgttattttgggaccaaaatgtattttcgatgcttcaagagattctaactaacccacagatgtcacatatggacttctttgatgatgtttttattacctttctggtccttctggaaagggacagtataccgtgcatacgttttcaatggagagacagaaagccctcgtactgtgttctgaagatgaacggaggtcttacgggtgtggagtcattaatggcataattttcatttttgggtgaactaacgcttCAAGGTGGATAGCGATACAAAATGTTGTCATTTTTACAGTCTCCAGCTACAGGCTCAGGAGCCCATTCCTGAGACAGCCACCTACGGAGCCCTGAGGCCGTACAGAGAGAGCCCCTTGCTGGCCCGTGCTCGACGCACCGAGAGCTTCCACAGCTACAGAGACTTCCACAGCTTAAACCTGACCAAAGCCCTGCTGGAGAACCATGGGCAGTGCGGATCCACAGAGGATGAGATACGGCAATCAGTGGGGGAGAACAGCGCTGAGGATGCAGACAAAAGGAATTCTACCATGGATCTTTGGGGGTCTAGAGCTTCAGAAACCCAGTTTGCAGCTGCACGCAAACCCCCAGACAGCCCTGGAGACCAGCGGCGAAGGGTCCATTTGATGGAGGAGGGGGCTGCAGACTGCAGAGCAGATGGGGGGAGGAGGAAAGGGGCATTTGAAGCTAATTTTCTAAGCAGGAAAAAGGTACCTCCGGTTCCACAGCTGAGCCCTCCACCCGCAGCAGCTGATGGAGGGGGCAGCGACTCGTCCAGCACCGCCTCACCCTCACCCACTAAAGTGGCCACATCCCCACGCCATCGCAAGGGCCCTGAAGCTACATGTGAGTGATGCTTTACGCAGATTTGTCATACACAGAGGTCGTACCAAATACAATAATCTCTGGCAGGGGAAAGAAGGTAGTTGAATGTCGAAGCGTTTCAGGATGTATGTAAATGTTGATCATAAGGTTGGGCAGGACGGCAGCTGGCAGCTATAAAAACTCACTGTGTACAGAATTAAAGGGAAAATCCTCCACAGAAATGGTCGCTTGGTTTTTCATCATGTGTCTTGTTAAATAgtttaaagattttattttcCGCTCTTATTTTGCTTTTTGCAAgcttaaaatgtttatatatttgcCTAAAGTTCACTGGAGCAAGTTAACAACAATTTACTAGACACAActaattttattttactaattagaCTTATGGGGCCTCATTTCAGAGAAATCTATACATTGCAAATGATCTTGAAATTGGTTTCAGATCTCCGCCTAATAAACGTCTCCTAattaatgtatgtcattaacatATGAAAGAGCAGCAGCCAACCAATCCAAATCCTCTTGAGAATGGAGAGCAGCAAGAATTGCTCAGACCGGTCATTACTCTGACTCAGTGCTAAGCACTTAAAGGGGCACTGtgtttagcggcatctagtggtggggttgtgaattgcaattgcccaccactcacccctccctttcgaaacatagagaagctacggtggctgacacaggacaaagatgtcagtCTTAgagagcagagagtagctagtgctctgtagagaagtttgtccttTTAGGGCTACGGTAGAAACATGCCGGCACTgcggtgtatgtagatagaaatggctcattctaaagtaataaaaacataatggttCATTATGTTAGGTCGTTATACGCCACTGAaaagttat is from Pseudorasbora parva isolate DD20220531a chromosome 10, ASM2467924v1, whole genome shotgun sequence and encodes:
- the kctd3 gene encoding BTB/POZ domain-containing protein KCTD3, whose translation is MAGIGNSSTSGMGDIIQLNVGGMRFSTSRQTLTWISDSFFSSLLSGRISTLRDETGAIFIDRDPTAFAPILNFLRTKELDLRGVNISILRHEAEFYGITPLVRRLLLCEELERSSCGSVLFHGYLPPPALPARSSAGGQAAAVAGPEERSGPSGAEGGYPRSCPQSSLPGPSGGDGQQRLGSPVDPRKVLIVAGHHNWIVAAYAHFVICYRIKESSGWQQVFSSPYLDWAIERVALNAKVVGGPHGDKDKMVAASSESSIILWSIQDGGSGNEIGVFSLGVPVDSLFFIGSQLVATSHTGKVGVWNAVTQHWQVQDVVPITSCDTAGSFLLLGCNNGSIYYIDMQKFPLRMKDNDLLVTELYHDPSNDAITALSVYLTPKTSVSGNWIEIAYGTSSGAVRVIVQHPETVGSGPQLFQTFTVHRSPVTKIMLSEKHLVSVCADNNHVRTWTVTRFRGMISTQPGSTPLASFKIISLEETESHSSYSSGNDIGPFGERDDQQVFIQKVIPITNKLFVRLSSTGKRICEVQSVDGTTITCFTVRECEGSSRMGSRPRHYLFTGHANGSIQMWDLTTAMDTVNKGDDKAKREPEVGGPTEEELLKLLDQCDLSTSRCATPNISPAPSVLQHSRLRESCSSLQLQAQEPIPETATYGALRPYRESPLLARARRTESFHSYRDFHSLNLTKALLENHGQCGSTEDEIRQSVGENSAEDADKRNSTMDLWGSRASETQFAAARKPPDSPGDQRRRVHLMEEGAADCRADGGRRKGAFEANFLSRKKVPPVPQLSPPPAAADGGGSDSSSTASPSPTKVATSPRHRKGPEATCE